The segment TTCATCCCGTTGATTCTCTTGAATCCTTTACCGCTGGGATCAATCTTCACATCGCCTAAAGTAGGATTATAAATTCCGGTAATACAGTTGAAAAAGGTAGTTTTTCCAGCTCCGTTAGGACCGATAAGAGCAACAATCTCCCCTTCGCGCACATCAAGATCGACATCATCAAGAGCTCTTAAGCCGCCGAAGTCTTTACAGACTCCCTTAACCTCAAGCACTGTTCTTTTTTCATTACTCATTGGCTTCACCTAAAGCTTTCTTGATGGCATTAATATCAATTTTCTGTCGTACATCTCTAATAAGTCCCTGCGGTCTAAATACCATCACCAACACCATCGTGGCTCCGAAAATAAGCATACGATATTCGGAAAAGGCTCTGAGATATTCAGGAAGAAGTATGAGCACCAAGGCACCGAGGATAACCCCGAGAATTGACCCCATACCACCGAGAACAACTATTGATAAAATGATTGCTGACTCAAGGAATGTAAAACTGGCCGGATTGATGAATGAAGTTTTTGCAGCAAAAACAACACCGACCAGACCTGCCCATGTGGCTCCCAGAGAAAATGCCATCAGCTTAGTTTTAACTTTATCAATCCCCATGGCCTGACATGCAATCTCATCTTCACGAAGAGCCTGCCACGCACGGCCTATGCGGGAATTTTTAAGTCTGTTCACAACAAAAATTGTGAAAATAACCAATACAATCATCAGATAATACATGAAGTGTATCGAATTTGAGAGACCTGTGAACAAGCCGAAAAAGTCAGGTCTGGGAATATTTGCAATCCCGCTGGGTCCGTGAGTAAAATCACCCCAGTTTTCCAGCACAAGCCGGATAATTTCACCGAATCCGAGTGTAACAATCGCAAGATAATCACCCCGGAGGCGCAACACGGGAAAACCGAGTAGAATTCCGCAAAGGGCTCCAAGCAATGCGCCGACAGGCAACGCAACCCAAAAATTAACTCCCCAATATAAATTCATAAGCGCGTAGGAATAAGCACCTACCGCATAAAAAGCTACGTAGCCGAGATCAAGAAGCCCTGCCAACCCGACAACAATGTTAAGCCCAAGTCCAAGCACCACATAAATGAGCGCCGAGATCATGATATTGACCTGATACATCGAAAAAAGTTGCGGGAAGATAATTGCAAAAATCAAAATTCCGGCAAGCAATGGATAATAAAATGACGGACTAGACAGAATTTTACTATACGTAGAAATCTGCTCTTCGCCGGATTCCTCATCAACTTTGTTGCCGGCTTCTTTTTTACGGATCATGAAACGCCAGACGTAAGAAAGGAAAAAGGTACATATACCAACGTATAGAACTCTTTCCAATCGCCATATAACAACATTCTCAACTGAGTCCACGAAGACCCCCATAATAGGCAGGACTAAGAACATGAACCACAATGAGACCAATAAAGATTTTTTAAAGCCTTCCATATTGCAAACAATCCGTTTTTATCTATTAGATCGGCAGAACGCCGTTAACGCGGTCTGAATCAAAGGGACATCTATGCCGATTAAACCTTCTGAACTGGAGCTTTACCAAGTAAACCAGAAGGTCGGAAAATCAGAATAATTACCAGCAACGCGAAAGCGAATACATCTTCATAATCACTGGAGACATATCCGGTGCAGAAACTTTCAGTCCAACCAAGAATCAGTCCGCCAAGAACTGCTCCCGGAATGGAACCGATACCGCCAAGAACTGCGGCGGTGAAGGCTTTAATCCCTGCGATGAAACCGATAAAAAAGTTAATCTGCCCGATATGCGAGGCAATTAAAACTCCCCCGACTGCAGCCAAAGATGAACCGATAATAAAAGTAGCAGATATGACCTGATCAACATTGATTCCGACAAGCATAGCCATTTTACGGTTTTGAGCCGTGGCGCGCATGGCTTTGCCCATTCTGGTAAACTTAATAAACAGGCTGAGAACAATCATTACGAAAGCTGCAACCGTAATTATAAGAAAGTCAGATGAACCGATCGTAGAAGAATACTTCTCAAGGAAATCGAACTCAGGTGTAAGTGTAGGAAATGAAAGAAAATCAGAAGTCTGTGAAAGCATCACATAGTTCTGAAGAAAAATAGACATACCGATTGCGGAAATAAGAGGAGAAAGCCTCGGTGCACTCCTTAGAGGACGATAGGCAATCTTTTCAAGAGTATAACCGTAAGCAGCGGCATAAACGACGGCAGCCATAGATGCCATAACCATAATTGATGTAGCGGGAAATCCAAAGCTGGTAAGCACTCCGGCAACTGTAAGTCCGACAAAAGCACCAATCATATAAACTTCACCATGAGCAAAGTTAATCAACTCGATGATACCGTAAACCATGGTATAACCAAGAGCGATAAGCGCATAGATACTTCCCCGAGTCAGGCCGCTGAAAAATAATTCCAGAAAATAATCCATTTAAGTTCCTGCTGAATCACGATCAGGGGAACAGACTTTAAGCCTGCCCCCCTTACCGATTTTTTATTTAGAATCAGTTACACAGGTTGGAGCTATTTAACTTCCTGATATGCACCGTCTTTGACTTGATACATTGAGAAGCCGACACCGAGAGCATCACCCTTTGAATCGAATTTGATCTTTCCTACTGGAGTCTCAACTTCTTCGTTGCGGAGTGCGTATACGATCTTTTCATAGTCTGTAGAACCGGCTCTTTCGATAGCTTTAAGCAAAGCCTGTGTTGCAGAATATGCTTCAAAGAAGAATGCACCGGGGTCGCCATCATGAGTTGCCTTGTACTGGTCAAGAGCGACCTTATACATTGGGTTTCCAGTGATATCACGAGGACCGGTTGCATATACGCCTTCGGAAGCTTTTCCGGCAACGTTGATGAACTTCTGAGCTTTAACTCCGTCATCTGAAATGAAAGGAATGGTGATTTTCTTTTTGCGGATCTGAGATACGATTTTAGAAGCTTCAGGGTGGTATCCACCAAAGATAACGCTATCTGCGCCGGAAGCTTTAATTTTCTGAACTACTGCAGAATAATCAACAGCTCCGGGAGTTACGCCTTCGAAAAGGACAACGTCTGCTTTACTGGATTCTTCGATGTATTTCTTAGCGAAATCAGCAAAACCTTTACCGTAGTCACCCTTGTCATGGATTACAGCAATTTTCTTAAGTCCGAGTGTATCAATAGCGAAATCTGTAGCAAGAGCTGCCTGAGCATCATCAGAAGCTATTGTTCTGAAAAAGTTAGGATAGTCTCCGCTCTGAGTCAGAGTAGGAGTGGTTGCGGAAGGAGACATACAAACGAGATTGGACTCTTTATAGATAGGAAGAGCAGCCTTGGTAGCTCCTGAGCAAATGTGACCGAGAACAACTGTTACTTCATCAGAAACGAGCTTAAATGCAGCATTCGTTGCAAATTCAGGCTTACACTGATCATCCTGACTGGAAATAACAACCTGAACACCGTTTATACCGCCCGCATCATTAACAGCCTTAACAACGAGCTTTGCAGCTTCAAGTGAAGGTAGACCGTAAGAAGCAAGGTCACCACTGTGAGCCCCGGCAACTCCGAGAAGGATAGTTTTAGCAGAAGCTTCTGCATTTTTTTCTCCGCCGAATACGACGAAACCGACGGTCAACATCAGAACACACGACAGAGCCAGCAATGAACGTTTCATAGACACTCCTTGACTGCAAATTTTAAGGGCTTATCGCCCGGATTACCAAATTCGTGATCATTAAATCTTAAACAGTATAAAATAAAACACGAACACCCATACCATAACCCAGTAAGGCTGGGCGACCCTAAATTTTCAAAACCTGGAAACTATTATCAAAAACGGAGATCCCTTCCGGCAAGATGGAAATCCGTCTTTCTTTTAGATAAACACCAAATCTCGAAGTGATAAATTAGCTAACATTAAGCATGTTTGTCAATATCAGGAACCCTAAAACGAACAAAGTAAAGCAGAATCATTAAATAAAAACAAAATAACCTGTCAAAAGTCCAAAAAAAACATAAAATACGGTCAATCCTATGTAGGTAGCCACTCACGACGCAACAACCCAAAAACCGTCAAAGAAAAAAGGGAATCCGCTTCAAAAGCGAATTCCCTTAGTATTACTAATCTTCGTGAGCCTCTTTCTTTAGCTCTTCTTCGGCATGAGATCTCATGTCGTCAGATGATTTAGGATTTGCGATGATCTTCTTAAAATGCTCTTCAGCTTCTTCATGCGCATGCAGATAATATTTCTTAATAATTCCCGTATTAAAATGGGCCATGGAATCATCAGGATCAACTAACAGTATTTTATCAAACGCCTCGGCAGCCTTATCAAACTTCTCAGCTTGATAGTAACACATTCCAAGCCCCATCAAAGCATTTATATTAGCAGGCTCGTTCTCAACAACCTTTTCAAAAAAGGTCTGTGCCCGGTCATAAGCACGAATCATCATGAAAGCATTTGCAAGTTCAAGCTGAACTTTCATATCCTCTGGATTATCACGCATGAGGTCCATCAGCTTACGAATTTCCTTCATACTCTCACCCATGGCTTCCTGACTCATGCCCGAACTGGATGATTCCTTCTGTTGCTGGAATTCCACCTTATTACCGGGATGATTCATGCGGTATGTCAGTGATGATACAAAAATTACAAGTAAGGCAACTCCAAGCAGAATTACGACAAATTTTTGTCCGCCGCCAAGAGCAAAACTTCTGCCGACAGGATTTGTTTGTTTTTTACTTGTCATTATCTAGCATCTCCATCTGTGTGATGCGCCGTTCCATGGCTACACCTTTGGCTGCAATAAAAGCCAGATATCCGGCTATTCCCGCCCAGACAGCAATATTTCCAATAAGCAAGTATGTTTCGTTAGTCATATATAATTACTCCTGATATTATTCATTATCCCAGACCAACCGGGCATCAAGCTTTCCGGCAAGACGGGTCTGACGAAAACGGACAGCCAGCAAAACCAGCCACAAAAGTCCAAATGCTGAAACATTGACGATCAATGTAGTTAACATTTCAGGTTCCATTCCGCCCCCTTTGGCCCCGAGCACCGCAGGATGTACACTTCTCCAGAGTCGCGCTGAATAAAAAACGAGAGGGACATCAACAAAAGCGACGATTCCAAGGACAGCGCACACTAAAGATCTGCGTTCGGCAGACATTGGCGAAGTTCTAAGCACCAGATAAGCAGCATAAACGAACCACATAATAAGAGTCGTGGTCAGCCTCGGATCCCATGTCCACCAGACATTCCATGCCGCCCGTCCCCAGAGGGAACCGGTTATAAGAGCAAGTCCACTGAAAACAACACCGATTTCAGCGGCAGCCCCTGCAATATAATCAAATTTAATATCTCTTTTAATCAAGTACAACGCACTGAAAATAAATACTACGAAAAAACTGATCATGGCCCATACCGCCATCGGCATATGGATGTAGAATATTTTCTGTACCAATCCCATAGTCGTCTCAACGGGAGCATACATCCAGATAAAATACTGCCCGGTACACAGGGCAATGCCGGAAATCAGCGCCGCAACTGCAAGACTCATTTTACGCTCCGTAATACAGTTATATTTTTACGCATGAACATATTATTGTTCACCACTATATACAAAAGGAAAAAGGATCAGGCCGGCTCCGCTGAATAACGCAGATGAGGACAAAATAATCCCCAGCCACGATGATTGATCAAGAGCCTCAACCCCGGAGAAAGCCGAGGTCATCAATTGTATTGCACCGAGCAGGATAGGCAGAAGCAGAGGAAAAAGAATGACTGATAAAAGCGATTCTCTTGCGGCCTGTCCCTGAGAGATTGCACCAAGCAACGCCCCTAAAGAAACAAGACCCCAATCCGCAGCTAAAACAGTAATTGCAAAAAAGGCGAAAGAGCCTTTCAAGTCCTGACCAAGAAACACAATTGTAGCTGGAAGAAATACCAACTGTGAACACAGAAGTAATCCGAATCCAGCTAAACCTTTTCCGAACCAGACAGCATGAAGAGGGACAGGAGAAGAAAGCAGTCCCAATCGAGCTTCATTTGATTCTTCCATAGAAAACAATGTATTAAAAACCAGCACCAGTCCGAAACAAGAAGCCAGCCAGAATATAGCCGACGCGGCCTGAGCTTCTACAAGTTGCCCAGCCGGACGCGAAAGACTAAAAACAAAGATCAGCAAAAGTCCCAGAAGAACTGCTTGCGTTAACCCCTGTCCTCCGCCGACCGACAGTTTAAGGTCCTTGGATGCAATGATCAGTCCTCGTTTTAACATACCTTCCCTCCGAGAACTGTTTCCGGATCAAAATCAGCCGCTGCCCCCAGATACTCAAGCTTGCTACTTGCAAGGCCGAGTATTCTATCAGCAAGAGTCGCATCATGATTTACATCATGGCTGATCCAGACAACCGCAGCACCCCGGTCACGAAAAGCAACGACTTCTTCACGAAGTAGGCTAAGCGAAGCCTGATCAAGCCCGGTACCCGGTTCATCCAAAAAGAGAAGATCAGGATCAATCAGAAAAACCCGCGCCAGATTCAGGCGCTGAGCCATTCCCCGTGAAAAGGAACCTGCAAGTTCTTCCGCCGCCCTTTCAAGGCCTACTCTACGCAGCAAAACCATAAGTTCGTCGCGGGATGGAGAAAGCCCATACATTGAAGCCCAGAAAGAGAGATTTCTTAAAGCACTGAGCCGGGGATAAATAAACGTGGAATGCCCGAGATAAGCTGTTTTTTCAGGAGGTGTAATAATCTCCGCAGATCCGGCTGAAGGTCGTGACAGACCTGCCATAATCTTTAGCAAAGTGGTCTTACCCGCACCATTACGACCGACCACAAGAAGGATTTCCCCCTTGTGAACGTCACAACTCACGTTCTTAAATATCAGCCTCGTGCCAAAAAACTTGGCAGCATTGCGCACTTTAAGAGCTATACTTTCATTAGTTTGCACTTAAGTCCGCCTTAACTTAAACGAGTCTTCCTGAACGCTACCAGCCCGAATAGGCACATAAGAGTTCCACCGATCCACATCCAGTTGATCAGAGGATTCACGCTTATTTTAAGCGTTACAGCGCCTTTTTCGTCAACACCGAGCAGTACACCGTAAATTTCATCACCAAGTCCGGGGATGACCGAAACCTCAGCAAACGGCTGAGGAAAATTACGATATATTCTACGTTCAGGATTCAGAAGTCCGACATGTTTGCCGTCTTTGGTCACTTCAATCAAGGAAGCTATCTTAGCAATTGCAGGGGTCTGACTTTCGGTAAAATCTTTAAAAGTTAAAGTGTAATCACCGATCTGAGCACTTTGGCCCTTATCAAGTACAAACTCACCCACAACCTGATTCGGTCCGGACCATGCAACTCCCAGAAAAACAAGAGCAACACCGAAGTGAATCCCGTATATTCCCATAGTTGAGGTCACTTTGCGAACCTGAGGTATAAAAATAAAAACTCCGACAATCCCGACAAGCGCAGCAATGGACGCAGCGGATGTAATGAGACCCAACGGATGATGCAATCCAGCCATCCAGCTGATAGCCAGTCCGCCGACAAAAGAAACGAGTACGAGTATAAGTCCGCGCTTATCTCTGATTCCTTCCTTCCAGCTGAACCATGGACAGACTGCGAAGATCAAAATTAACAATGAAAATAACGGCAAACAAACGCGGTTGTAGAAATTCGCATCAAGCCCAACCGGATTGGCGCTCCACATCTTGCTGATTACAGGCCACATTGTGCCTAAACCTACAACCAGACCGAGAGCAAGTAAGGCCCAAGCTGCTACTACAAGTAACCCCTGTCTGCTCCCGAGAGTAGAAAGAGACTTGGCTTCTACACGTTGTCCGAGGACCAGAACAAGTGCTGTCAGGACAAGCGCTGCAATCATGAACAAAGCAAGCGGAAGAGCCACCCCGCCTTCACCGAAGGCATGAAGGGACTGAATAACCCCGCTACGAACCAGATATGTGCCGAAAATACAGAGCAGGAATGTCAAGCTCATCAAAAAGACATTTGTCTTCTGCAACGCTTTCCGTCTGAGTTCAATAATTGCGGTATGCATAAAAGCGGTAGAGCTGAGCCAAGGAATAAGTGAAGCATTTTCAACAGGATCCCATGCCCAATATCCGCCCCAACCAAGTTCCATATAAGACCACCATGCACCGAGAACGATTCCCGCGGTAAGAAATACCCACGCAAGAATATTCCAGTTACGGCAAAACTTAACCCATGACTTTGCTTCACCGCAAATAAATGCCGCAAGAGCAAGTGCAGCAGGACTTGTAAATCCGGCATAACCGAGAAATAAAAGTGGTGGATGAAAAATCATGCCCGGATTTCTAAGCAGAGGGTTAAGCCCTCTTCCATCTGTGGGGACAGGAACAAGTTCCATAAAAGGGCTGGACCAACATGTAACAAGTAACAGGAAAAAAGCCTGTACGAGCAAATAAAAAAGCCAGTAATAAAGGCGCGTTTTTTCCGAAAATTCTTGAAATAAAGATAATCTCGAAAAAACTACACCCATAACGGCTATAGAAAGAATCCAAA is part of the Maridesulfovibrio ferrireducens genome and harbors:
- a CDS encoding ABC transporter permease subunit, producing the protein MEGFKKSLLVSLWFMFLVLPIMGVFVDSVENVVIWRLERVLYVGICTFFLSYVWRFMIRKKEAGNKVDEESGEEQISTYSKILSSPSFYYPLLAGILIFAIIFPQLFSMYQVNIMISALIYVVLGLGLNIVVGLAGLLDLGYVAFYAVGAYSYALMNLYWGVNFWVALPVGALLGALCGILLGFPVLRLRGDYLAIVTLGFGEIIRLVLENWGDFTHGPSGIANIPRPDFFGLFTGLSNSIHFMYYLMIVLVIFTIFVVNRLKNSRIGRAWQALREDEIACQAMGIDKVKTKLMAFSLGATWAGLVGVVFAAKTSFINPASFTFLESAIILSIVVLGGMGSILGVILGALVLILLPEYLRAFSEYRMLIFGATMVLVMVFRPQGLIRDVRQKIDINAIKKALGEANE
- a CDS encoding branched-chain amino acid ABC transporter permease yields the protein MDYFLELFFSGLTRGSIYALIALGYTMVYGIIELINFAHGEVYMIGAFVGLTVAGVLTSFGFPATSIMVMASMAAVVYAAAYGYTLEKIAYRPLRSAPRLSPLISAIGMSIFLQNYVMLSQTSDFLSFPTLTPEFDFLEKYSSTIGSSDFLIITVAAFVMIVLSLFIKFTRMGKAMRATAQNRKMAMLVGINVDQVISATFIIGSSLAAVGGVLIASHIGQINFFIGFIAGIKAFTAAVLGGIGSIPGAVLGGLILGWTESFCTGYVSSDYEDVFAFALLVIILIFRPSGLLGKAPVQKV
- a CDS encoding branched-chain amino acid ABC transporter substrate-binding protein gives rise to the protein MKRSLLALSCVLMLTVGFVVFGGEKNAEASAKTILLGVAGAHSGDLASYGLPSLEAAKLVVKAVNDAGGINGVQVVISSQDDQCKPEFATNAAFKLVSDEVTVVLGHICSGATKAALPIYKESNLVCMSPSATTPTLTQSGDYPNFFRTIASDDAQAALATDFAIDTLGLKKIAVIHDKGDYGKGFADFAKKYIEESSKADVVLFEGVTPGAVDYSAVVQKIKASGADSVIFGGYHPEASKIVSQIRKKKITIPFISDDGVKAQKFINVAGKASEGVYATGPRDITGNPMYKVALDQYKATHDGDPGAFFFEAYSATQALLKAIERAGSTDYEKIVYALRNEEVETPVGKIKFDSKGDALGVGFSMYQVKDGAYQEVK
- a CDS encoding tetratricopeptide repeat protein; this encodes MTSKKQTNPVGRSFALGGGQKFVVILLGVALLVIFVSSLTYRMNHPGNKVEFQQQKESSSSGMSQEAMGESMKEIRKLMDLMRDNPEDMKVQLELANAFMMIRAYDRAQTFFEKVVENEPANINALMGLGMCYYQAEKFDKAAEAFDKILLVDPDDSMAHFNTGIIKKYYLHAHEEAEEHFKKIIANPKSSDDMRSHAEEELKKEAHED
- a CDS encoding CcmD family protein, yielding MTNETYLLIGNIAVWAGIAGYLAFIAAKGVAMERRITQMEMLDNDK
- the ccsA gene encoding cytochrome c biogenesis protein CcsA, coding for MSLAVAALISGIALCTGQYFIWMYAPVETTMGLVQKIFYIHMPMAVWAMISFFVVFIFSALYLIKRDIKFDYIAGAAAEIGVVFSGLALITGSLWGRAAWNVWWTWDPRLTTTLIMWFVYAAYLVLRTSPMSAERRSLVCAVLGIVAFVDVPLVFYSARLWRSVHPAVLGAKGGGMEPEMLTTLIVNVSAFGLLWLVLLAVRFRQTRLAGKLDARLVWDNE
- a CDS encoding heme exporter protein CcmB — its product is MLKRGLIIASKDLKLSVGGGQGLTQAVLLGLLLIFVFSLSRPAGQLVEAQAASAIFWLASCFGLVLVFNTLFSMEESNEARLGLLSSPVPLHAVWFGKGLAGFGLLLCSQLVFLPATIVFLGQDLKGSFAFFAITVLAADWGLVSLGALLGAISQGQAARESLLSVILFPLLLPILLGAIQLMTSAFSGVEALDQSSWLGIILSSSALFSGAGLILFPFVYSGEQ
- a CDS encoding ABC transporter ATP-binding protein; translation: MQTNESIALKVRNAAKFFGTRLIFKNVSCDVHKGEILLVVGRNGAGKTTLLKIMAGLSRPSAGSAEIITPPEKTAYLGHSTFIYPRLSALRNLSFWASMYGLSPSRDELMVLLRRVGLERAAEELAGSFSRGMAQRLNLARVFLIDPDLLFLDEPGTGLDQASLSLLREEVVAFRDRGAAVVWISHDVNHDATLADRILGLASSKLEYLGAAADFDPETVLGGKVC
- a CDS encoding heme lyase CcmF/NrfE family subunit, with translation MQIIANLMLLLALLATLGAGAYACLSLLTGRRNVLVLLDRANIVVAGLVTFASVILTVALLSRDYSYMYVYEHVDNTLSLLYSITAFWAGGEGSLLFWILSIAVMGVVFSRLSLFQEFSEKTRLYYWLFYLLVQAFFLLLVTCWSSPFMELVPVPTDGRGLNPLLRNPGMIFHPPLLFLGYAGFTSPAALALAAFICGEAKSWVKFCRNWNILAWVFLTAGIVLGAWWSYMELGWGGYWAWDPVENASLIPWLSSTAFMHTAIIELRRKALQKTNVFLMSLTFLLCIFGTYLVRSGVIQSLHAFGEGGVALPLALFMIAALVLTALVLVLGQRVEAKSLSTLGSRQGLLVVAAWALLALGLVVGLGTMWPVISKMWSANPVGLDANFYNRVCLPLFSLLILIFAVCPWFSWKEGIRDKRGLILVLVSFVGGLAISWMAGLHHPLGLITSAASIAALVGIVGVFIFIPQVRKVTSTMGIYGIHFGVALVFLGVAWSGPNQVVGEFVLDKGQSAQIGDYTLTFKDFTESQTPAIAKIASLIEVTKDGKHVGLLNPERRIYRNFPQPFAEVSVIPGLGDEIYGVLLGVDEKGAVTLKISVNPLINWMWIGGTLMCLFGLVAFRKTRLS